From a region of the Halorubrum sp. BV1 genome:
- a CDS encoding HPP family protein, translated as MHARDLMVTDVKTVAPDDDVADAFKRFARYSFSGFPVVDEGGRVVGVVTESDLVDLFEPDDETLWIPIGLPPFVDTLTYQIKPPWSDLDLGVDMVRNADRPISDVMSADVVTVTPETDVDEVLDLLASDDPNINRVPVVDDEGTLVGIIARQDVVRAFRDRRLE; from the coding sequence ATGCACGCGCGTGACCTGATGGTAACCGACGTGAAGACTGTCGCTCCCGACGACGACGTGGCGGACGCATTCAAGCGGTTCGCCCGGTACTCCTTCAGCGGGTTTCCGGTCGTCGACGAGGGGGGACGCGTCGTCGGCGTCGTCACCGAGTCCGACCTCGTCGACCTGTTCGAGCCGGACGACGAGACGCTGTGGATCCCGATCGGACTCCCGCCCTTCGTCGACACCCTCACGTACCAGATAAAGCCGCCGTGGAGCGACCTCGACTTGGGCGTCGACATGGTCCGCAACGCAGACCGCCCCATCTCCGACGTGATGAGCGCGGACGTGGTGACGGTCACTCCGGAGACGGACGTCGACGAGGTGCTCGACCTGCTCGCGAGCGACGATCCGAACATCAATCGCGTTCCCGTCGTCGACGACGAGGGAACGCTCGTCGGGATCATCGCCCGACAGGACGTCGTCCGGGCGTTTCGGGACCGGCGGCTGGAGTGA
- a CDS encoding (R)-citramalate synthase — protein sequence MTQTPLTTLDEVQLLDTTLRDGEQMPGVSLSPEEKVDIASELDAAGVHLVEAGSACTSAGEREAIRRVADEGLSATVTSFARGVRSDVDHALDCGVDGVNLVVPASDKHVETKVGSSRDEVVETTVELVEYAKDHGLWVEVLGEDGSRADLDYLERLLGAGLDAGADRICYCDTVGAADPERTGEVVSRLADLGPTSLHTHDDLGFGMANVHAGLRAGADTVHGTVMGVGERAGNVALEEVAIALDRSYDVDTVELARLYRLCRTVSDATGVALPPNKAVCGTNAFAHESGIHTDGTLKDGTMYEPYPPETVGRERRLVLGKHAGRAGVKAALAEQDVAVDDDELSEVVSRVKELGDRGKRVTDADLLAITEDVQGRERDRHVELVDLSATSGGNLPTASVRLRVGDDERVASGTGAGPVDAGLEAVRAALAGGDGTGDAADGSPGVSFDLDSYHVDAITGGTDAVVTVEVDLSRGDRSVSVSATDADITRASVVAMVDGLDRLLAAEADAAGTEPSAVADD from the coding sequence TTGACTCAAACACCACTCACCACCCTCGACGAGGTACAGCTCTTAGACACCACCCTGCGCGACGGCGAGCAGATGCCCGGCGTCTCGCTCTCCCCCGAGGAGAAAGTCGACATCGCGAGCGAACTCGACGCGGCGGGCGTCCACCTCGTCGAGGCGGGCTCGGCGTGTACCTCCGCGGGAGAGCGCGAGGCCATTCGTCGAGTGGCCGACGAGGGGCTCTCGGCGACGGTGACGAGCTTCGCTCGCGGAGTCAGATCCGACGTCGACCACGCCCTGGACTGCGGCGTCGACGGCGTGAACCTCGTCGTGCCCGCCTCCGACAAACACGTCGAGACGAAGGTCGGGTCGAGCCGCGACGAAGTCGTCGAGACGACAGTCGAGCTCGTCGAGTACGCGAAAGACCACGGACTGTGGGTCGAGGTGCTCGGCGAGGACGGCTCGCGGGCCGACCTCGACTACCTCGAACGCCTGCTCGGTGCGGGCCTCGACGCCGGCGCTGACCGAATCTGTTACTGTGACACCGTCGGCGCGGCGGACCCCGAACGCACCGGCGAGGTCGTCTCCCGGCTCGCCGACCTCGGCCCGACGAGCCTCCACACCCACGACGACCTCGGGTTCGGGATGGCGAACGTCCACGCGGGGCTGCGCGCCGGTGCCGACACCGTCCACGGCACGGTGATGGGCGTCGGCGAACGCGCCGGCAACGTCGCCCTCGAAGAGGTCGCGATCGCGCTCGACCGCTCGTATGACGTGGACACCGTCGAACTGGCGCGGCTCTACCGGCTCTGCCGGACAGTGAGCGACGCGACCGGCGTCGCGCTCCCGCCGAACAAGGCGGTCTGCGGGACGAACGCCTTCGCCCACGAGTCGGGGATCCACACCGACGGGACCCTCAAGGACGGGACGATGTACGAACCGTACCCGCCGGAGACGGTCGGCAGAGAGCGGCGGCTCGTGCTCGGGAAACACGCGGGACGCGCAGGTGTCAAGGCCGCGCTCGCCGAACAGGACGTGGCCGTCGACGACGACGAACTGAGCGAGGTGGTGAGCCGCGTGAAAGAGCTCGGCGACCGCGGCAAGCGCGTCACCGACGCCGACCTGCTTGCGATCACCGAGGACGTGCAGGGCCGCGAGCGCGACCGCCACGTTGAACTCGTCGATCTGTCCGCGACCTCCGGCGGCAACCTCCCGACTGCGTCGGTCCGACTCCGCGTCGGCGACGACGAGCGCGTCGCCTCCGGCACCGGTGCCGGCCCGGTCGACGCGGGGCTCGAAGCGGTTCGGGCCGCGCTCGCGGGCGGTGACGGCACGGGCGACGCCGCGGACGGGTCGCCCGGCGTCTCCTTCGATCTCGACTCCTACCACGTCGACGCGATCACGGGCGGCACCGACGCGGTCGTCACCGTCGAGGTCGACCTCTCCCGCGGCGACCGGTCGGTGAGCGTCTCGGCGACGGACGCCGACATCACCCGCGCCAGCGTCGTCGCGATGGTCGACGGGCTCGACCGCCTCTTGGCCGCCGAGGCCGACGCGGCCGGCACGGAACCGAGCGCCGTCGCAGACGACTGA
- a CDS encoding group 1 truncated hemoglobin codes for MPDATLYDRLGGEPAVGAVVTEFYDRVVADDGVAHHFDDIDMSEQRSHQTKFLSAVTGGPMQYEGDDMETAHEGMGVTAAEFDALAGHLDDALREFDVADADRTAVLETVEEFRDDIVEPP; via the coding sequence ATGCCCGACGCGACGCTGTACGACCGGCTCGGCGGCGAGCCGGCGGTCGGGGCGGTTGTCACCGAGTTCTACGACCGGGTGGTGGCCGACGACGGGGTCGCACACCACTTCGACGACATCGACATGAGCGAACAGCGTTCCCACCAGACGAAGTTTCTGAGCGCGGTCACCGGTGGCCCGATGCAGTACGAGGGCGACGACATGGAAACGGCTCACGAGGGTATGGGCGTTACCGCCGCAGAGTTCGACGCGCTCGCCGGACACCTTGACGACGCGCTCCGCGAGTTCGACGTCGCCGACGCGGACCGAACGGCCGTACTGGAGACCGTAGAGGAGTTCCGCGACGACATCGTGGAGCCACCGTAG
- the pyrE gene encoding orotate phosphoribosyltransferase, which translates to MIDDERRRDLIAALRAADAVRFGEFELSHGGTSDYYVDKYRFETDPEALTLVSEAFADELAGTDVKLAGVALGAVPLVAVTAAELGRPYVIARKQTKEYGTANRIEGALEDGEEVIVIEDIATTGQSAVDAVEALREAGATVNRVLVVVDREEGAGELLADHDVELESLISASALLAERDADE; encoded by the coding sequence ATGATCGACGACGAGCGACGACGCGACCTCATCGCCGCGCTTCGGGCGGCCGACGCCGTCAGGTTCGGCGAGTTCGAACTCTCACACGGGGGGACGAGCGACTACTACGTCGACAAGTACCGGTTCGAAACGGATCCGGAGGCACTCACCCTCGTCAGCGAGGCGTTCGCCGACGAGCTTGCCGGGACGGACGTCAAGCTCGCCGGTGTCGCGCTCGGTGCGGTTCCGCTCGTCGCCGTGACGGCCGCGGAACTGGGCCGACCGTACGTCATCGCCCGTAAACAGACGAAAGAGTACGGCACGGCCAACCGGATCGAAGGAGCGCTGGAAGACGGCGAGGAGGTCATCGTGATCGAGGACATCGCGACGACCGGGCAGTCCGCCGTCGACGCCGTCGAGGCGCTTCGCGAGGCGGGTGCGACCGTGAACCGCGTGCTCGTCGTGGTCGACCGCGAGGAGGGTGCCGGCGAACTGCTCGCCGACCACGACGTGGAACTGGAGTCGCTGATATCCGCCTCGGCGCTGTTGGCGGAACGCGACGCCGACGAGTAG
- a CDS encoding PAS domain-containing protein, with protein MRPDRPVVHVGDRLDAAWAVLPADTIFLSPADRSDLGDDIATAVSTRASAPDGTHEDAAATATDPVVVVRVGTASGSALSHLDTDTSGVLRSIRARLPEARILVYSAEDDPDAAIDASRFDAEYVSGRRLIADDETLEARIADRATPTETGEPAFLESFVRIVSDRTTGLEAKLDALLDLGRARLDLSIGYASRTTEDRFTLDRHRGGSALVESLEDRGVIDSDGSLPLSKTYCRRTVGGYAGVDDADSDPGDAGGDPGNDARGAFGGDTVSEPAGTAGGTTDRVSGESGDASVVAGSGAHEVVAFTDPTEAGWDGDPAHELFGLGSYVGGRVVVDDGVYGTLCFVDEDSRERPFTEDELLFVELLADWLGRAIERRKDRERREEAVRELENTLSRIDDGFFALDTEWRFTYVNDRAAALLDRPADELIGSVVWDEFPAALGRAYETSYRRAMETQETVSFVDHYAPLDLWTEVTAYPSPEGLSVFFADVTEQRRREETLERLLRTAERMQRDPDPESVADRLNDAVDDILGFDIGGVRFFDPDTERLRLVSTGGDKGEAYADRDPRVPGDGVAGTAFETGETQTYDDLNARDDGREYHGIQSVIGVPLGDHGSFVVGSTEPDAFDDSDVSVVELLAMNATATLDAQRRQERLRTYENALQNVDDMVCVLDGSGDVTYATPSFISWLGVDEAELIGSPLCAVLPDPTADRVAGALDGLVARDAIDAEAHGGEDDDTVCDGTAGDDTAAADTAGDDSGTDATGRRRIDVTIGGAGGPERHGELRLSALSGGVSGAVVSLTDTTDLRRTRTALSRERDRFDRLFERLPDPVMEVSLESEETVVTGINSAFASQFGHDPSTLRGQSTDALDIDPDRHHGDGDRDGGTDAAAPADSGRVPAEAKSLDQRVREEGSVTAEVTRQTVDGPREFLFRGFSYETTDGRRAFGIYTDITDRKRRERYVRVINRILRHNLRNELNVVFGFASEIELTTDDDRIADFARRIETTGKRLSELAEGAATIKHVVENGSVTDPDSIPVRPAAEAVRDRYAEVYPGARISVSVPDDVEIRGDERFEDALDQLVENAVAHGSAGAPRIEISADRDPATGTVTVRVADDGSGIPEPVRAVITGDAEVTQLTHNTGIGLWIVAWIVESYGGEIAFGPGIGGAGTTVTLRIPAAE; from the coding sequence TCGACGCCAGCCGATTCGACGCCGAGTACGTCTCCGGTCGACGGCTCATCGCCGACGACGAGACGCTCGAAGCGCGCATCGCTGATCGAGCGACGCCGACGGAGACCGGCGAACCCGCGTTCCTCGAATCGTTCGTCCGGATCGTCTCCGACCGGACGACGGGACTCGAAGCGAAGCTCGACGCGCTCTTGGATCTCGGGCGAGCGCGCTTAGACCTCTCTATCGGCTACGCGTCCCGGACGACGGAGGACCGATTCACCCTCGACCGGCACCGCGGCGGGTCCGCGCTCGTGGAGTCGCTCGAAGACCGCGGTGTTATCGACTCCGACGGGTCGCTTCCGCTCTCGAAGACGTACTGCCGGCGAACGGTCGGAGGGTATGCGGGGGTCGACGACGCGGACAGTGATCCCGGCGACGCGGGCGGTGACCCCGGCAACGACGCACGCGGCGCGTTCGGCGGTGACACAGTTAGTGAACCCGCCGGCACCGCGGGCGGCACGACAGATCGCGTGTCCGGTGAGTCGGGCGACGCCTCGGTGGTCGCCGGGAGCGGCGCTCACGAGGTCGTCGCGTTCACGGACCCGACCGAGGCGGGGTGGGACGGCGACCCGGCACACGAACTGTTCGGCCTCGGTAGCTACGTGGGCGGCCGCGTCGTCGTCGACGACGGGGTGTACGGGACCCTCTGTTTTGTCGACGAGGACAGCCGCGAGCGGCCGTTCACCGAGGACGAACTCCTCTTCGTCGAGCTTCTCGCCGACTGGCTCGGCCGGGCGATAGAGCGGCGAAAGGACCGCGAGCGGCGAGAGGAGGCCGTCAGAGAGCTGGAAAACACACTGTCGCGGATCGACGACGGGTTCTTCGCGCTCGACACGGAGTGGCGGTTCACCTACGTCAACGACCGGGCCGCAGCGCTGCTCGACCGCCCTGCCGACGAGCTGATCGGCTCCGTCGTCTGGGACGAGTTCCCCGCCGCGCTCGGCCGGGCATACGAGACGAGCTACCGACGCGCCATGGAGACGCAAGAGACGGTCTCGTTCGTGGACCACTACGCGCCGCTGGATCTGTGGACCGAAGTGACCGCGTATCCCTCACCCGAGGGGCTGTCCGTGTTCTTCGCGGACGTCACCGAGCAGCGGCGGCGCGAAGAGACGCTCGAACGGCTCCTTCGAACCGCAGAGCGGATGCAGCGCGACCCGGACCCGGAGAGCGTCGCCGATCGCCTGAACGACGCCGTCGACGACATCCTCGGATTCGACATCGGCGGGGTTCGGTTCTTCGACCCCGACACCGAGCGTCTCCGGCTCGTCTCGACCGGCGGCGACAAGGGCGAGGCGTACGCGGACCGCGACCCGCGGGTACCGGGCGACGGCGTCGCGGGGACCGCGTTCGAGACCGGTGAGACACAGACGTACGACGACCTGAACGCCCGCGACGACGGCCGCGAGTACCACGGGATCCAATCCGTGATCGGCGTCCCCCTGGGCGATCACGGCAGCTTCGTCGTCGGCTCGACCGAGCCGGACGCGTTCGACGACTCTGACGTCTCGGTTGTGGAGCTGTTAGCGATGAACGCGACGGCGACGCTCGACGCCCAGCGCAGACAAGAGCGTCTCAGAACCTACGAGAACGCCCTGCAGAACGTCGACGACATGGTCTGCGTGCTCGATGGGTCCGGTGACGTAACGTACGCCACGCCGTCGTTTATCTCGTGGCTCGGCGTCGACGAGGCCGAGCTTATCGGGTCGCCGCTTTGTGCGGTGCTCCCGGATCCGACCGCCGACCGCGTCGCGGGTGCGCTCGACGGGCTCGTGGCTCGCGATGCGATTGACGCCGAGGCGCACGGGGGTGAGGACGACGACACCGTCTGCGACGGCACCGCCGGCGACGACACCGCCGCCGCCGACACCGCCGGCGACGACAGCGGCACCGACGCCACCGGAAGGCGGCGGATCGACGTCACGATCGGCGGAGCAGGTGGTCCGGAGCGACACGGCGAACTGCGCCTCTCGGCGCTTTCTGGAGGGGTCTCCGGCGCGGTCGTGTCGCTCACCGACACGACTGACCTCCGGCGGACGCGGACTGCGCTCTCTCGGGAGCGCGACCGGTTCGATCGCCTGTTCGAGCGACTCCCGGATCCGGTGATGGAGGTCTCGCTCGAATCCGAGGAGACGGTCGTGACCGGGATCAACTCCGCGTTCGCGTCGCAGTTCGGACACGACCCGTCGACGTTGCGAGGCCAGTCGACAGACGCGTTGGATATCGACCCCGATCGGCACCACGGCGACGGCGATCGAGACGGCGGTACGGACGCGGCCGCCCCGGCCGACAGCGGCCGGGTTCCCGCGGAGGCGAAGTCGCTCGACCAGCGCGTCCGAGAGGAGGGGTCGGTCACGGCGGAGGTCACCCGTCAAACGGTTGACGGGCCGAGAGAGTTCCTCTTCCGAGGATTCTCGTACGAGACGACCGACGGCCGCCGGGCGTTCGGCATCTACACCGACATCACGGACCGAAAGCGGCGGGAGCGATACGTTCGCGTCATCAACCGTATCCTCCGACACAACCTTCGGAACGAGCTGAACGTCGTCTTCGGCTTCGCGAGCGAGATCGAACTCACCACCGACGACGATCGGATCGCCGACTTCGCCCGACGGATCGAGACGACCGGGAAGCGGCTCTCCGAACTCGCCGAGGGCGCGGCGACGATCAAACACGTCGTCGAGAACGGGAGCGTGACAGACCCCGACTCGATCCCCGTTAGGCCGGCCGCAGAGGCCGTTCGAGACCGCTACGCAGAGGTATACCCCGGCGCGCGGATTTCGGTCTCGGTTCCAGACGACGTCGAGATACGAGGCGACGAGCGTTTCGAAGACGCCCTCGACCAACTCGTCGAGAACGCGGTCGCGCACGGGAGCGCGGGCGCGCCTCGGATCGAGATCTCCGCCGACCGCGACCCCGCGACCGGCACCGTCACCGTTCGCGTCGCCGACGACGGTTCCGGGATCCCGGAGCCGGTCCGCGCCGTGATCACCGGCGATGCGGAGGTGACACAGCTCACGCACAACACGGGGATCGGGCTCTGGATCGTCGCGTGGATAGTCGAATCGTACGGCGGCGAGATCGCGTTCGGCCCCGGAATCGGCGGTGCGGGAACGACCGTCACGCTGCGGATTCCGGCGGCCGAGTGA